A part of Terriglobus roseus genomic DNA contains:
- a CDS encoding sugar phosphate isomerase/epimerase family protein — protein sequence MPRREFLRKASLFAVSFVPQTQLISRFKVGLVPFGKTTVETGVQDFWNHAHEVAALGVHDIEFNNTRAQIAEAYLRRLPELREGMSALGIRMPGLAQYSHMDKQSELEAIRQQHLLLGEFMSKIGGHYITHMIAPSSILNEVADEAAYSQIDLKTWIKNLNEVARNVFEQWGVKLAYHPEQREVNHHLYEQVLQSTDERFVHFVADVGHLAAGGEDAVEACKKYRKRLVAVHLKDFSPTPPNGSVLKAGDVAFGKGNVDLAGIVAELKRSRFTGWVMGESGAGDEAMYRYMTENLRLTF from the coding sequence ATGCCAAGAAGAGAATTCCTGCGAAAGGCCTCGCTTTTCGCGGTATCTTTCGTTCCGCAAACACAACTCATCTCGCGGTTCAAAGTTGGGCTCGTTCCCTTTGGCAAGACCACGGTTGAGACAGGAGTGCAGGACTTCTGGAATCACGCACATGAAGTAGCTGCGCTTGGAGTGCATGACATCGAGTTCAACAACACTCGTGCACAGATTGCAGAAGCGTACCTGCGACGCTTGCCCGAGCTTCGCGAAGGGATGTCCGCTCTTGGAATCCGTATGCCTGGCCTGGCGCAGTACAGCCATATGGACAAACAATCTGAGTTGGAAGCAATTCGGCAGCAACATCTGTTGTTGGGAGAGTTTATGTCGAAGATTGGAGGCCACTACATCACACATATGATTGCGCCTTCATCGATCCTCAACGAAGTGGCAGATGAAGCGGCATACAGTCAGATCGACCTGAAGACATGGATTAAGAACCTGAACGAAGTGGCGCGGAACGTCTTTGAGCAATGGGGAGTGAAGCTTGCGTATCACCCGGAACAAAGGGAAGTGAATCATCATCTGTATGAGCAGGTTCTGCAATCCACCGACGAACGTTTTGTTCACTTCGTAGCGGACGTGGGGCATCTGGCCGCAGGCGGAGAGGATGCAGTGGAAGCTTGCAAGAAGTATCGGAAACGCCTGGTTGCTGTGCATCTGAAGGATTTCTCGCCTACGCCTCCGAATGGATCTGTCCTGAAGGCGGGCGATGTGGCCTTTGGCAAAGGCAATGTCGATTTGGCTGGCATCGTGGCGGAACTGAAACGAAGTCGATTTACGGGGTGGGTCATGGGAGAAAGTGGGGCTGGCGATGAGGCCATGTATCGCTATATGACTGAGAACCTAAGGCTCACATTCTGA
- a CDS encoding response regulator transcription factor: MQILVVEDRPRMARLLDRALRRDGHTVTLAFDGEQAMEYGRSPHLDVILLDVALPGIDGFTVLNTLRTERLTTPTIMLTARDSMEDIVRGLDLGADDYLTKPFSLANLLARIRAVSRRRPVIQTERLEFRDLALDRSTHQLCRLGRSMPLSRIEFALMEKLLRNAGMVVTKDVLVEAAWGLGADVSDTSLYVYMRALRNKIASDGERQLLHTIRGVGYTLRQAQV, translated from the coding sequence ATGCAGATTTTGGTTGTGGAAGATCGCCCTCGGATGGCGCGCCTCCTGGACCGTGCCCTGCGGCGGGACGGCCATACCGTCACTCTTGCCTTCGACGGTGAACAAGCTATGGAATATGGCCGGTCACCGCACCTGGACGTGATTCTCCTGGACGTTGCGCTTCCCGGGATCGACGGCTTCACCGTTCTAAACACTTTGCGCACGGAGCGATTGACGACGCCCACCATCATGCTTACCGCGCGTGATTCCATGGAAGACATTGTTCGTGGCCTGGACCTGGGAGCGGATGATTACTTAACCAAACCATTTTCGCTAGCGAATCTGCTAGCCAGAATCCGTGCAGTTTCACGCAGACGGCCTGTAATCCAGACAGAACGCCTGGAATTCCGAGACTTGGCACTTGACCGCTCGACACATCAGTTGTGCCGGTTGGGCCGATCAATGCCACTCAGTCGGATCGAATTCGCTCTGATGGAGAAACTCCTCCGCAACGCTGGCATGGTTGTTACGAAAGATGTGCTAGTGGAAGCGGCATGGGGACTCGGTGCCGATGTGAGTGACACATCGCTCTACGTCTACATGCGAGCGCTGCGCAACAAGATCGCTTCCGACGGCGAGCGGCAGCTTCTTCACACCATTCGCGGCGTCGGCTATACGCTTCGGCAAGCCCAAGTATGA
- a CDS encoding sensor histidine kinase, which yields MHYRIVVGGQLNDNRVLVNQFKHGLLWTAPILLIFSAAIGFFLSTRALRPVARLIASVRLISIGNLSRRLPALHSGDELEALTETCNEMLARLETAVGQITRFTADASHELRSPISYIYTQSEYALKNLPLEEESAECFSQILRECEEATALLNDMLTLARCDSGHSGMTFTRTNLKGILDDVYLRAAPLAKSKQQSLTLEVDRHEPTWIMGDPPSLRRLFWILLDNAIKYTPIDGEISIRLRTGGSEACVDIKDNGIGIPQDALSNIFGRFYRVDRARTLAEGSGLGLSIAKWISDIHRGDLSVKSSENIGSIFQISFGTTNAG from the coding sequence GTGCACTATCGAATCGTTGTTGGTGGCCAACTCAACGACAACCGGGTGTTGGTCAATCAGTTCAAACATGGCCTTCTGTGGACAGCCCCCATCCTCTTGATCTTCTCTGCAGCCATCGGTTTTTTCCTGAGCACTCGCGCGCTCAGACCGGTTGCACGATTGATCGCATCCGTCCGTTTAATCAGCATCGGGAATCTTTCAAGAAGACTTCCCGCACTTCACTCCGGGGATGAACTTGAGGCATTGACAGAGACGTGTAATGAGATGCTGGCTCGATTGGAAACCGCGGTCGGGCAGATCACGCGATTTACCGCCGATGCCTCACATGAATTGAGAAGCCCCATCTCTTACATCTATACGCAATCGGAATATGCGCTCAAGAATCTTCCGCTTGAGGAAGAGAGTGCCGAATGTTTTTCCCAAATCTTGCGGGAGTGTGAAGAAGCCACTGCTCTTCTAAATGACATGCTTACACTTGCACGGTGTGATTCGGGCCATTCCGGTATGACCTTCACTCGCACGAACCTCAAAGGCATTCTGGATGACGTGTATCTAAGAGCTGCACCGCTCGCAAAAAGCAAGCAACAGAGTCTCACGCTCGAAGTGGATCGGCATGAACCTACCTGGATCATGGGCGATCCACCAAGTCTTCGCCGACTCTTCTGGATCCTGTTGGATAACGCAATCAAGTACACGCCGATTGACGGTGAGATCAGCATCCGTCTACGGACTGGCGGGAGTGAAGCGTGTGTCGATATTAAGGACAACGGGATTGGAATTCCGCAAGACGCGTTATCGAATATTTTCGGTCGTTTTTACCGCGTCGACAGAGCAAGAACGTTGGCTGAAGGCTCAGGTCTCGGCCTTTCAATCGCTAAGTGGATTTCTGACATCCATCGTGGCGATCTTTCAGTAAAGAGCTCCGAGAATATCGGATCCATCTTTCAAATCTCCTTCGGAACGACTAACGCAGGCTAA